The window ATTGCAATCAAAACGTCGCATTGATTAGTTAGCATATTTGGTGCATAGTTACCATGCATACCAAGCTTGCCCACATAAGAAGGGTGCTCTTCAGAAATCGCTCCTGAACCCAAAAGAGTACAGGCTGCAGGTATCCCTGTTTTGTCCAAAAATGCTCTTAGCTCCTCCTCTGCCTTGCCAATCACAACACCTTGGCCATATAAAACATAGGGTCTTTTTGCTTCATTGATCAATTCAGCTGCTTTCTGAACCTCATCTTTTTTGACTTCGAAATATGGCCTATAGGATCTGATACTTAGACAAGGCACATAATTAAACTCTCCAGCTTCAGTCTGTGCATTTTTTGTGATGTCAATCAAAACTGGCCCTGGACGACCTGATCTTGCAATATGAAAACCTTTTGCAATTGCCGGTGCTATATCTTCTGCTCTTCTTACCTGAATATTCCATTTGGTGACAGGCATGGAAATACCAACTACATCGGTTTCCTGAAAAGCATCTGTCCCCAAAAGATGGGCTGCCACTTGGCCAGTAATACAAACCAAAGGCGTACTATCTATCATCGCATCAGCAAGGCCTGTAATCAAGTTAGTAGCTCCTGGTCCTGATGTTGCCAAAGCCACTCCTACCTGTCCAGAAACGCGGGCATAGCCTTGCGCAGCATGGATTGCCCCTTGCTCATGACGTGTCAAAACATGCCTGATCTGATCACTATAATCATACAATGCATCATACACCGGCATAATTGCCCCTCCTGGATAGCCAAAAATATGTTTAGCGTTTTCGGCAATTAATGATCTCACTACGATATCTGCTCCTCTTATCATGGTGTTGGGATTTTATTGTTTGTCAGTTACGCAACCTTCCGAAGCTGTGGAAACCAATAAATTGTATTTTTTTAAAGTGCCTTGTAGCCCTTCAGACTCCTTTCTCCTCCAAGTTTCCTTTCTTCTTGCTAACTCTTCATCATCTACATTACATGTCAATTTCAAACCTTCTGCATCTATAGTGATTAAGTCACCGTCTCTTAGAAGTCCTATTGGACCACCGAGATATGCTTCTGGAGTAACATGTCCAACAACAAAGCCATGAGTGCCTCCAGAAAACCGTCCATCTGTAATCAAAGCTACATCTGAGCCCAAACCTGCTCCAATGATCATAGATGTGGGTTTAAGCATTTCAGGCATACCAGGCCCACCTTTAGGTCCAATATTGCGGATTACTAAAACTTCTCCTTTCTTTACCTTATGATCTCTTATGGCATCATTTGCCTCCTGTTCTGAATCAAATACTCGCGCAGGACCAGTAAAAGAGCTTCCCTCTTTTCCAGTGATTTTCGCTACCGCACCTTCAGGGGCGAGGTTCCCATCAAGAATACAAAGGTGTCCTATGTCTTTAATAGGCTGTTCTAAAGGATGAATTACATTCACCAAGGAAGGAACTATCGCATCGATACCCTCTAAGTTTTCAGCTAAAGTTTTTCCCGTAACCGTAAGACAATCCCCATGTAAAAAACCATTTTGTAGCATATATTTCATAAATGCTGGAAGCCCACCTTGTTCGTGAAGATCTTCCATCATAAATCTTCCTGACGGCTTAAAGTCACCTATCATCGGCGTTTTAGCATTGATAGCTTTGAAGTCTTGAATGGTAAAATCAATACCGGCTGTTTTAGCTATTGCAATGATGTGCATTACAGCATTGGTACTTCCTCCAAGTGCAATGATAACTGTCACTGCATTTTCTAAGCTCTTTTTAGTAATGATATCACTTGGCTTGAGATCTTTCTCTAGCAAGATTTTCATGTATTTATTTACCTCACGACATTCCCTCAATTTCTCTGGTGAATTGGCTGGATAAGATGCAGAGTATGGTAAAGACATTCCCATCGCTTCAATCGCCGAAGACATGGTGTTTGCTGTGTACATTCCTCCACAGGCACCTTTTCCAGGACAAGAATTTCGGATCACTCCATCATAATCTTCATCAGAAATATTCCCATTGACTCGCTTGCCGAAGGCTTCAAAAGCCGAAACGATATTCAGCTTCTCACCTTTATAATTTCCCGAAGCGATCGTGCCACCATACACCAAAATAGAAGGCCTGTTTGTACGTATCATCCCCATTAAAGCACCTGGCATATTCTTATCACAACCAGCAACAGAAATGCACCCATCAAAGGAGTGCCCAATGATAAACGATTCTACAGAATCTGCAATGATCTCTCTGGAGACTAAAGAATAGCGCATTCCCATGGTCCCCATAGTCGTACCATCAGATATGCCAATGGTATTAAATACTAAACCGGTCAGATCATGCTCTTGAGAGGAAGCTTTGATCAGACCGGCGAAGTCGTTGAGATGCATGTTGCAAGGATTACTTTCATATCCGCAACTGGCAACACCCACAAAGGGTTGGTTCATCTTTTTATCAGTCAAACCTGTGGCGTACAACATGGCCTTGCCTGCTGGATGCTCTTCGTTCTGACTGATTTCCCAACTATACTTTTTCAAACTCATGGTTTAATAGGTTTATTTAATAAGCTTATATAAAAAAAGTGCCTCAGTTGTATGAGGCACTTAGATGTATATGGTTGTTTAATTTATATAGTCTAGCGCCTCATTGCTTTCCAATGATGAGAATAATAATTCCAATAAGGCTGACTGATTTAAACATGTGGTTAGGTTTAATACTTTTCTTCTTTATTTGACAACACAATATTAAACCTCTATTTCGACACTTACAATATTTTAATTCTTTTTTTATCAAATCAATAACGTTTTCATATTGTTATTAATAATTTTACAAAAATTTAATGTACTTTTTTTTGAATTTTACCTAATTTTATATTTTAAAAACTTGAATTATTTAAAAATTTTAAAATAAAAACCTGAATTTCATTAATGTTAACAAAAAGTTAATTTTTTTGATTTTTTTATAAAAATTTTTTTATAAAACATCAAATAAACAAATTAAAAGATGGTTTATTAAAAAGAATATAAGTGATAAATCAATACTATATTTTGTTTTTAAATAAAAAACAAATGTATTTTTTAGAATCTTATAATTTTGCTAGAGAATTTTTAATTTCGAACTATGATCAGTTTCCCAAATGCCAAGATCAACCTTGGCCTACACATTACAGGCAAAAGAAAAGATGGATACCACGAGATAGAAACTTGTATGGTTCCGATTCCACTTTATGATGCCTTGGAAATGATTCTGGATAAGAAGACTACGTTCACAAGCACAGGATTGGAGATCCCTGGAACTGAAAAAGACAACCTCATTTTCAAAGCGCTTAAACTCCTGAGAAAGGACTTCAATGAATTGCCGCATTTGAATATTCATCTGCATAAAAACATCCCGATGGGGGCAGGCCTAGGTGGTGGTTCAGCTGATGCTGCTTTTGCCTTGAGCATGATGAACAATCTTTTTGATCTACTACTAGAGGATTGGTTTTTGGAAGAGTATGCTGCACAATTGGGGAGTGACTGCCCATTTTTTATAGAAAACACGCCTAAAATAGCTACGGGAAGAGGCGAAATCTTGGAACCTGTGGAAGTGGACCTTTCGGGAAAACACCTCCTCTTGATCAATCCCAATATTCATATCGGAACAAAAGAAGCTTACGCTGGCGTAACTCCCAAAGCTTCCTCCATTGATTTGAAAAAAGTACTTGCAGACCAAAGCCGATGGAAAGATGAATTGATCAACGACTTTGAGGCAAGTATCTTTCCCCGATATCCTGAAATTGCTTCGATCAAAACACAACTTTATGAGATGGGTGCATTTTATGCTGCGATGTCAGGGTCTGGCTCGACTGTGTTTGGATTGTTTGAAGAAAAGCCTGAAAAGGGAAATTGGAAAGAAGGTTATTTTGTGTTTGAAGGAGTTTTATAATGTTCAATTTAAAACCTCAAACTCTATTTCCCCCATTTACAAAAGATTGAAAATCTTATATTTTACTGTTTGTTTTAGTTGTATCTGCTGGATTTTTCTCTGTTTTGGTAGTATCTGCTGGAATCGTATCCCTTCTAATAGGCTCTAGTGGAATAGTGTCTATTTTGGTTGAATCAGCAGGAATAGTATCAATGGGAGTTATTTCTGTCTTTATAGCAGGAATCGATGAAGTGTCTATAGATTTTGAAGGGTCTATGCTGAACTGGAATCTTTCTATAAGCTCATCAGCTAGATCATCGTATTTGGTAAGGATTCTGTTCCAATCTTTAAACTTTGATTCATCCCTTGACTCCATTTTTCCTTCAGCCAATTGACTAACAAATTTTACAGCATATTCATTTTGATTTGAATTACTTGAGGATGTAACAATTACGCGATTTCTTGTTGTCAATTCCCCTTTATTAAACTCTTGGTATTTCCAAGCTGAAATCAAGTAGCCTGCATTAAAATCAACCGTTTCTAAGACATCAAATTCTTTAGTAAGAATAGAAATTAAAAGTTTCCAGCTTTCCTCTTTTACATTGGCTGCTTGAGCAGGTAAAAGCAATCTGGAATTTGAAAAATTGGATTCTAAAGAAGCATTATACGCTTCATTTTCCTGAAGATTTACTTGCTCCATTATAGGCAATTCTTCAGCTCCATCTTGGTTACAATAGTTTTTGGAAAATGTTAAATAGCCATCCTTTACAATGTTCACAGTAATGCATTTACCTTTCGCTAAAAACATTTCGTAGCTTCCCAAGGATTCCATTTTACCATTTACAAAAATAGAAGCGTCCGATGGCAGTGCATTAAAGCTTAACACCCTGTCTTCTAATATGATGTTTTGGGTGATAGGTAAAGTATTAGAATTTTCCGCAGTATTACAATATTCTTTTACAATGTCAGCATAACCTTTTTTACTAATAACCACCTCAACGCACTTTCCAAAAGGTACTACAAACTCAGAATTTGAATTGGAAACATTTTGACCATTTACGGAAAAAGAGGCGTCAGCAGGTTTTAAATCTAATTTAACCACTCTATCTTGCAAACTCACCAAATGAACCAAAGGCGGTTCTGCTCTGTCAGTACTGTTGTGAAAAGAAACTTCTTCTGTCACAAATCCCGGTTTTGATACTTTCACAACTACCGTCTGTGATTTTGGAATGACTATATTGACTTGTTTTTGATTCGTAACAGAGTCCCCAAACGAAATCGTAGCTCCACTTTGATCCACCGCAAAGCTCACAAGTCTATTTTCTAAAATGATTATTTGATCCTTATCCCACTTTTCAGTTCGGGGAAATTCAGCTATCACAGGTTCATACCCTTCTTTGTAAACTTTTACTCTATTTTTCGAGTCCTTTTCTAACTTAAAATCAACATTCCCTAAGCCTAGTGATACTGGATTTTCGTCACTATTATCTGACAATTTAAAAAATTCAACATCTGGAAAATTAGAGCTCAACCTGACTTTACTTTGAGCTAGGGCACAAAATACCAAAACTAAATTCAGAAAAACTGTAATGAATGCTGTTTTTAACATAATTAAGTCTATTTAGTATTGAAGAATTTATGGGCTTTCTATCATAGTTGAGCCTATTTAAAAAGCATTTACATTCTTGTTCTTTTGATAAATTATTAATGGACCAATAAAATAATGGCGGAAATATCGGGATTATTTTTAAAAATCATATAAATCCTACGTAATAATCTTCTCTTAATTAGTGGAATACACCGAATTTATTTCTTGAAACCGTTTTTTTTCGAATTTTTAAAAATTTATGGAATTCAGAAATACAAGAAATATATATTTGTAGAATATCTATATCATTCGTAATTATTACATAGTTTAAAACTAATACCACTGATAATCCCCACCTACTTTCACAAAAATCACTGAATTTTTTCTTAAATAAAGAGTCTTTTGATTTTCTCAAATTAACTTCAACTATAATTCTTTTTATAAGAAACTAAAAGTTCAAGAAAAAGATCAAAGGGTATTGCTGAATCAATGTCATTTGTATTCTAAAAAAAACAAATCTTTTTCATTACACTCCTATAACCCTTTTCGATTGCCTTCTCCTATTGAAATAATTAAAAACAGGATAAAGCAAAACTGAGATTAAAATGATCAAGGTACCTAGGTAAAATCCTGGAGTCATCTGTTCCTTTTCTCCAAAGATCAAAACTGCCAGTACGATACCGTAAACAGGCTCTAGGTTTACAGTAAGATTTATGGCAAAAGCTGTCAATCTGCGCATCAACTCCACCGAAACAGAAAAAGCGTACACAGTACAAACCCCACCCAAAAGGAATAACCAAAACCAATCCCAAGCTTGTGGAATCAACTGTAGCCCCACTCCTTCTGTAAAAAATACTGCATAAAATGGCATAAACAAAACCGAAAATATACAGGCTCCCAACATTTCATAAAATGTCAATACATAAGGTGAGTGTCTCTTTGTCAGCCGACCATTGATGACGGTAAAGATCGCTGCAATCAATGCTGAAATCACAGCCATCGTCAATCCTAACCAATATCCTCCTTCAAAGCTGAAAACTACATAAAGCCCAGAAATCACCATCAGGCCAAGCAGAATTTCGAACCATTTTACTTTTGATTTATTGACCATCGGTTCGATAAAAGCTGTCCAAAGCGAGGTAGTTGCCATGCCTGCAAGACAAACTGAAGCTGTTGATATGCGGGCAGCCCAGAAAAACAAAATCCAATGAAGACTGATCAAAAACCCTGTTCCTATGACTTTCGCAAGTTCTTGATTTGACAGCTTGATTTTTTGCTTTTTTACTAAAAAAACCAATCCTAAAAATCCACTTGCCAGCAAAGTTCTATAAAAGACAATTTCTACTGATGGAATACTGATCAGCAATCCTAAAATGGCCGTAAAACCCCAAATCACCACTATGAAATGAAGCATCAAATAATCTTTGATCGTAGAGTTTTGAAGCATAATTATCTAGGCACTGTTTTGTACAACACCAAACCCGTGACAGCAAATACTAGATTGGGCAACCAAATAGCAAACAAGGGAAAGGTCGTCCCTGCTTCTGCAAAAGTCCTCGAAAGAAGAAATAAAATGATATAAACAAAAGCCAACAAAAAGCCCAAAGCAATCTGAAAACCAGAGCCACCTCTAGTTTTTTTGGAGGAAACAATCACGCCGATAAATGTTAGGATAATCGCTGCAAAAGGTGACATATACCGCACATAGCGCTCGATTTTATAATAATTCACATTGTCAGCACCCCTGTCTTCTAGGACTTGGATTTGCTTAGACAGCTCAGGGAGTTTTAAGGTTTCATGATGATTGGAAGGTAAGTCAAAATCATCTGGAGTGATGGAAAGTAGAGTGTCTAATTCATCTCCTTTCGTATATGTTTCTCCTTTTTCATTTAGTACTCTTAAATTCCAGTTTTTTGCAGTCCAAGAATTGATCGCTGTGTCCCAAACAATTCTATCTGCAGAGAACTTTGCTACTAATTCACCATCTCTGATTTGTTCCAAGGTGAAACTATACCCCATATTCCCGGAGGGAAAATATCTCGAAATATAAGCATAGACATCAGGGGCTACTTTGATATGAATATTATTTTCATTGTAGAATTTGGTTTCTTCGAGATATTGGGTTTTGAACTCTGTGACTCCTGAAGTTGCACCCGGCAAAACCCAGCCATTTAATAAGAAAGAAGCTGCTCCAATCATTGCAGCACCAACAAAAAATGGAATCAACATTCTGACAAAACTAGTTCCAGAACTTAATATTGCTATTATCTCTGTTCTACCTGCCATTTTAGAGGTAATGAAAATAACAGAAATAAACACCGTTATCGGAGTTAGCAAATTATTCAAATAGAGCCCGTAATTCGCCATGTATTTGAGAATCTCCACAGCAGGCACATTATTTCGGATAAAGGCATCATTTTTTTCTGTAAAATCCAAAACTAACACAATAAGAATTAACATCAAGACCACAAAAAAGTAGGTCTTGAGGAAATCCTTGATGATGAGTTTATCCAATATCTTCATATTACAATCTTGTACTGACTTTTTTGACCATTTGATCTTTCCACGAGGAGAATTCTCCTGATTTGATTTTCTCCCTCGCCTGTCCTACCAGCCAAAGGTAAAATGCCAAATTATGAATGCTCGCAATCTGTGCTGCTAGAATTTCTTTTGAGATCGTCAAATGTCTCAAATAAGCCTTGGAATAAAAACTACTTACGTAAGAATTGATCACCGGGTCTAAAGGACTGAAATCTTCTTTCCATTTTTCATTTCTGATATTGATGATTCCTTCAGAAGTAAAAAGCATTCCATTTCTTGCATTTCGAGTAGGCATCACACAGTCAAACATATCCACGCCAAGTGCGATACATTCCAGAATATTAGCAGGAGTACCAACACCCATCAAGTATCTAGGCTTATCCTCAGGCAAAATATCCGTGACCATTTCGGTCATTTCATACATCATCTCCGCAGGTTCCCCTACAGAAAGTCCACCGATGGCATTCCCTTCCCGATCACAGGAAGCGATAAATTCAGCAGATCGTTTCCTCAAATCCTTATAGACTGAGCCCTGAACTATTGGAAACAAGGTCTGATTGTAACCATATTTTCCTTCTGTACTATCAAAGCGCTCGATACAGCGCTTTAACCAACGGTGAGTCATATCCATAGATTTTCTTGCATATTCAAACTCACATGGATAAGGCGTACACTCGTCAAAAGCCATGATGATATCTGCCCCAATGCTTCTTTGGATATCCATCACACCTTCTGGAGAAAATATATGCTTAGAACCATCAATATGAGATTTGAAAACGACCCCTTCTTCGGTGATTTTCCTTGTCCCAGCTAATGAAAAAACCTGATAACCTCCACTGTCTGTTAAGATCGGTTTCTCCCAGCCATTGAATTTATGAAGCCCACCTGCTTTCTCAAGCACACCCAACCCAGGTCTCAAGTACAAATGATATGTATTTCCCAAAATAATCTGAGCTTTGATGTCATAAGTTAACTCGCGCTGATGTACAGCTTTTACCGAACCTGCTGTTCCTACTGGCATAAAAATCGGAGTTTCTATATCTCCATGATCAGTTTTGAGTACTCCAGCTCTCGCTTTACTTTGAGGATCTGTATGTTGTAAGGTAAACTTCATATCTTTTTTCTAAGTTGTCTAGCAAATAATTAAGCTTTGCTAGTACTTAATAATAAATTCAAGCACAAAAATAAAAGCTTATTCTTAATTGAATGCTGAATTTGCTTTTATATTTGCCTGTTAAATAATCTGGAATGATCAATGATGTTTTGTGGATTGTGTTTTTCATTGCACTTGGGGTGCAATTGATCTACATTCTACTTATTTTTAGTCGGCTTTCTTTTTTTCATCGAAATAAAATTTCAACTCTTCAAAAGAATCGTTCTGAGGGAGTTACTATCATTGTTGCTGCTCATAATGAAAAAGAAAACCTCAAAAAGTTGATCCCAATTCTTTGCAGTCAAGATTATCCCAACTATGATGTGATGATCATCAATGACAGATCTTTTGATGGCACTAGAGTGCTTCTTGAAAAGATGATGAGCCAATATCCTCAACTCCGCACCGTAACAGTCAAATATACTCCGGACCATGTTACTTCTAAGAAATATGCACTTACTCTGGGGATAAAAGTAGCCAAAAATGATGTCTTATTACTGACAGATGCAGATTGCATTCCCCAATCAGATCAGTGGATAAGGTTGATGACCGCACCTGTTCGTGAAGAAGGGAAAACATTTGCTCTTGGCTATTCCCCCTATGAAAAAGATCACGGAATACTTAACAAATGGATACAATTTGAAACATTGTGGACAGGAATACTCTATTTTTCCTTTGCATTATGGGGAGCACCATTTATGGGAGTTGGCAGGAACCTTTCTTATCGAAGAGGTTTTTTTATGGAAAAAAAGGCTTTCAAAGATCTATGGCAGATAGACTGTGGTGATGATGATCTCTTCATCAATAAATATGCGAATGGCAAAAATACATCTGTGGTAATCCACCCCGATAGCATAACTTTATCCAAACCCAAGTCCACATGGAAGAGTTATTTCCGACAAAAAAAACGTCATTTTCATGCTGGGAAATATTACAGGGGGAAAGACAAACAGAAAATTGGGCTTTATTCATTTTCCCATCTATTATTTTGGTTATCAGGGATTACCTTAGCTATATTTCTAGGCTTAGATCAGAATTGGGAACAATTTTCATTAATTATAGGTATAACTATAGTCAGATCGATATTGCTCACTTCAGTAGTGACATCGGCAAGAAAAAAACTCGAAGGAAATACCAAAGTCTTTTGGACATCGCTTTTTGATGTCATTTATCTAGGGTATTTTTGGATCATCGGCACATTAGGGTATCAGTCAAAAAAAGTTAGATGGAAGTAAATTCAAGAGGTTTTTCAAATAAAGCATTAGAAGATTTTGATCTCATCGACCGTGCGGTAGATCAAAAAGATCAGCAAGCCTATGCTGCATTGATGAAGCGTTATAAAAAGGCGGTGTACTTCATGATTTTGAAAATGATTCGCGACGCAGATGATGCTGAAGACCTCACGATGGAAGCCTTTGCCAAAGCCTTCAAAAATCTCCATAAATTTAAAAAAGACTATACTTTCAGTACTTGGCTATTTAGAATCGCCACTAACAATACTATAGACTTTATCAGAAAGAAAAAACTCAAAACTATGAGTCTCAACACCACGCTTAGTGATGATGGCGGCAATTCTGTGAACATTGATGTGGAAGACGATGAAAATAACCCACAAGACGAATTCATCAAATCTCAAAGAATAGAGATGGTACGCGTATTTGTGGATAAATTACCAGCCAAATACAGGAAACTTGTAGAACTCCGCTACTTTCAAGAGCTCTCTTACGATGAAATTGCACAAGAGCTTGACAAGCCACTAGGCACAGTTAAAGCCCAATTGCATAGATCAAGAGAATTGCTATTTGAAATAGCCTCCGGTAAGGAGAAGCATATCTAAAAGTTTTAAGAGCTTGGCCGTGGCGGATTGGAAGGTTGGGGGTTTTAAGGTTTTGTGACTTAGTGACTTTCTTTTTGCGAAAACATTTGCCTTGTCTATGTTGTATGGCACGCTGGTGACGCTGACTGAACAGATCAACGCTAATTTTTTCAACACGCTTGACCTGGTTCAAGACTTAGTCTTGGACTCTTACCATTGCAGTCTTTGACTGCTCTTGGTAATTTGCTATTTCTTTTTGGCATGCTGATGATGCTGCTTGAATTGATCATCGCTGATTCTTTTTTTATCTGCGCCCTGAATATTAAAAAGGGACTTCCATTTCTGCCTGACAATCAGTAAATTTAATTTATGGAAAAGCAGGAATTGAAAAATAAAGTTGAGGAACCATTTGTCGAGTATGGCGAGTACACTTATGCAGATTACCTGACTTGGCAATTGGATGAAATGGTGGAGTTGATCAAGGGAAAGGTCTTCAAACAGGCAGCTGCACCCAGAGTAAACCATCAAAGAGTTTCCATGAAAATCTCTGGCGAGCTCTTTACTTTTCTAAAAGGTAAAAAATGTGAAGTGTTCTCAGCACCATTTGATGTAAGGCTCCCATCAAAATCAAAGAAAAATGAAGACATTACAACAGTAGTTCAGCCAGATAACTGTGTAATCTGCGATCCTGAAAAATTAGATGATTTAGGTTGTATTGGAGCTCCAGACTTGATTATAGAAATCCTTTCTCCTGGAAACAATAAAAAGGAAATTCAAAATAAATTTGAAGTTTATGAAGAATCAGGGGTCAAAGAATATTGGGTAATTCACCCAAACGAATGTACTCTCCTCATTTACACCTTAACTAAAGGAAAATATCAAGGGTCTAGACTTTTTACATTTGGTGACAAAGTTACCTCACAAGCAGTAGAAGGATTTGTTTTGGATTTGGATAGTGTTTTTGAAAATATCCAATAAGACCACCCTTAAAAATAAAGCTTCTTATCCTTGATATACTCTTCTACTTTTTCCGGAAGTAAATAGCGAACAGAATGGCCTGATTTGATGGATTCTCTGATGAATGTGGCTGAGATATCCATAAGTGGTGAAGCAATATACTGAACATTTGGATGCTCAAAATCGGGATTGGAACCGGGGCGTGGATAGACATAAAGCCCAAAATACTCAAGAATCTGTTCGTGATTTTTCCACTTGTGAAAATGTGTCAGATTATCACCTCCCACAATCAATTTGAAGTCGTGCTGTGGGTGTTGTGCGGAAAGATAAGTGAGTGTGTCGATCGTATAACTTGGCTTGGGCATGTGGAACTCCACATCGCTAGCCCGAAAAAAGAAATGATCGGCGATGGCGAGCTCTACCATCTTTAGCCGATCAAATTCATGTAATAATGTTTTTCTAGCTTTGAAGGGGTTTTGCGGACTGACCACAAACCACACTTCATCCAAATCAGTCTGATCCTGCATCACATTGGCGATAATCAAATGGCCGACGTGAATAGGATTAAAAGATCCGAAAAAAAGTCCGATTTTCAAATTTATTTTGCTAAGAATTCTCCTACCAGCGTCTCTGCTTCTGCAAATGACTTTTGCATATCATCATTGACGATGGTTACATCAAATTTATTTTCAAAGCCCATCTCAAATTTTGCCTTGTACAGCCTGCGAGACAGACTCTCTTCTGATTCTGTTCCTCGATCTTTAAGCCTTTCGGTCAAAACCTCTAAAGAAGGTACTTTAACAAATATCGCAATGGCTTGATCGCCAAAATATCTTTTCAAATTTAGACCTCCTTTGACGTCTACATCAAAGATCACATGTTTTCCAGAATCCCAAATGCGTTGAATTTCTTCTTTAAGTGTTCCATAGAAATTGCCTTCATAAACCTCTTCCCACTCAATAAATGCATCTTGATCTATTTTTGATTTGAACTCGTCGGGACTTAAAAAGTAATAATCTTTTCCATTTTCCTCTTCTCTACCTCGCTTATCTCTCGTACAAGCGGATATTGAAAAACCCAGATTTGGATATTTTTTAATTAAATGCCTGACTATTGTCGTTTTGCCTGAACCTGAAGGAGCTGAAAAAATAATCGCTTTACCTGATGACATATTTTTTATTTAATCTCTTCGATTTTTTGACGGATATTCTCCACAAGTTGTGCAGGCACTTCGTGTTTGGTACATTTATTCTTGAGCACTTCCTTAATCGCCTGCTCGAGATGATAATGCTCAAAGCAAGGTTGGCATTTAGCAAGTTTTGATTTTAAAACTTCCTGTGAATCAGGCGCTTCATTTCCATCCAAAATGCTCTCCAACAATTGAAAACATTTGCTCACATCATTACATTGCAATTTCCTCTCTCCTGTTCCTTCTAAATTATTCTCCATTTTAATCTGAATCTAGGGTAATCTTATTCTCTTAATCTATCTATTCTCTAATCTCTATTCCTCTTCATCTGTCTTATATCCCATGTTTTGAGCATAAGAACGTAGCTTTTCTTTCAATAAGTTCCTCGCTCTATGCAATCTAGACCTTACAGTCCCTATAGGAATATCTAATATTTTCGCCATCTCTTCATAAGTGAAACCTTCCAAATCACAAAGAATGATCACCGTACGAAAATCAACAGCTAGACTATTGAGAGCATTGGAAATCTCATCTCCAAGCATGTCCTTCACAGAATCAACCCGCAAGTCAGAGGTGATGCCATAGTCAACAT is drawn from Belliella baltica DSM 15883 and contains these coding sequences:
- a CDS encoding DMT family transporter gives rise to the protein MLQNSTIKDYLMLHFIVVIWGFTAILGLLISIPSVEIVFYRTLLASGFLGLVFLVKKQKIKLSNQELAKVIGTGFLISLHWILFFWAARISTASVCLAGMATTSLWTAFIEPMVNKSKVKWFEILLGLMVISGLYVVFSFEGGYWLGLTMAVISALIAAIFTVINGRLTKRHSPYVLTFYEMLGACIFSVLFMPFYAVFFTEGVGLQLIPQAWDWFWLFLLGGVCTVYAFSVSVELMRRLTAFAINLTVNLEPVYGIVLAVLIFGEKEQMTPGFYLGTLIILISVLLYPVFNYFNRRRQSKRVIGV
- the ispE gene encoding 4-(cytidine 5'-diphospho)-2-C-methyl-D-erythritol kinase encodes the protein MISFPNAKINLGLHITGKRKDGYHEIETCMVPIPLYDALEMILDKKTTFTSTGLEIPGTEKDNLIFKALKLLRKDFNELPHLNIHLHKNIPMGAGLGGGSADAAFALSMMNNLFDLLLEDWFLEEYAAQLGSDCPFFIENTPKIATGRGEILEPVEVDLSGKHLLLINPNIHIGTKEAYAGVTPKASSIDLKKVLADQSRWKDELINDFEASIFPRYPEIASIKTQLYEMGAFYAAMSGSGSTVFGLFEEKPEKGNWKEGYFVFEGVL
- a CDS encoding LptF/LptG family permease: MKILDKLIIKDFLKTYFFVVLMLILIVLVLDFTEKNDAFIRNNVPAVEILKYMANYGLYLNNLLTPITVFISVIFITSKMAGRTEIIAILSSGTSFVRMLIPFFVGAAMIGAASFLLNGWVLPGATSGVTEFKTQYLEETKFYNENNIHIKVAPDVYAYISRYFPSGNMGYSFTLEQIRDGELVAKFSADRIVWDTAINSWTAKNWNLRVLNEKGETYTKGDELDTLLSITPDDFDLPSNHHETLKLPELSKQIQVLEDRGADNVNYYKIERYVRYMSPFAAIILTFIGVIVSSKKTRGGSGFQIALGFLLAFVYIILFLLSRTFAEAGTTFPLFAIWLPNLVFAVTGLVLYKTVPR
- the ilvD gene encoding dihydroxy-acid dehydratase — translated: MSLKKYSWEISQNEEHPAGKAMLYATGLTDKKMNQPFVGVASCGYESNPCNMHLNDFAGLIKASSQEHDLTGLVFNTIGISDGTTMGTMGMRYSLVSREIIADSVESFIIGHSFDGCISVAGCDKNMPGALMGMIRTNRPSILVYGGTIASGNYKGEKLNIVSAFEAFGKRVNGNISDEDYDGVIRNSCPGKGACGGMYTANTMSSAIEAMGMSLPYSASYPANSPEKLRECREVNKYMKILLEKDLKPSDIITKKSLENAVTVIIALGGSTNAVMHIIAIAKTAGIDFTIQDFKAINAKTPMIGDFKPSGRFMMEDLHEQGGLPAFMKYMLQNGFLHGDCLTVTGKTLAENLEGIDAIVPSLVNVIHPLEQPIKDIGHLCILDGNLAPEGAVAKITGKEGSSFTGPARVFDSEQEANDAIRDHKVKKGEVLVIRNIGPKGGPGMPEMLKPTSMIIGAGLGSDVALITDGRFSGGTHGFVVGHVTPEAYLGGPIGLLRDGDLITIDAEGLKLTCNVDDEELARRKETWRRKESEGLQGTLKKYNLLVSTASEGCVTDKQ
- the tgt gene encoding tRNA guanosine(34) transglycosylase Tgt, whose product is MKFTLQHTDPQSKARAGVLKTDHGDIETPIFMPVGTAGSVKAVHQRELTYDIKAQIILGNTYHLYLRPGLGVLEKAGGLHKFNGWEKPILTDSGGYQVFSLAGTRKITEEGVVFKSHIDGSKHIFSPEGVMDIQRSIGADIIMAFDECTPYPCEFEYARKSMDMTHRWLKRCIERFDSTEGKYGYNQTLFPIVQGSVYKDLRKRSAEFIASCDREGNAIGGLSVGEPAEMMYEMTEMVTDILPEDKPRYLMGVGTPANILECIALGVDMFDCVMPTRNARNGMLFTSEGIINIRNEKWKEDFSPLDPVINSYVSSFYSKAYLRHLTISKEILAAQIASIHNLAFYLWLVGQAREKIKSGEFSSWKDQMVKKVSTRL